A region of the Phaseolus vulgaris cultivar G19833 chromosome 11, P. vulgaris v2.0, whole genome shotgun sequence genome:
GTGGCTAAAATGAGTGAAAGAAATCATGAAGTATTGATGTATGGAGAATGATAATGAAGCTTAAGAGAGGTTAGGTCAACTACTAAGAGGTTCCATGGTAAAACACTTAGAAATAAGGCTAGCAAGGAGTGAGTTAAGAGACTAGTTGAGGTtgaaatttggcagcaattcaatAGTCTATTCAAATCTAATTTACAAGGGGGCTAgcacttgtatttatagtgctaTGGGCAACCAAGGTGCAAGCTTTAACTCTAAAAAATTTCCACTCATAGAAGAACAAGCGACCTCTCTAATTGGAGCAAATCCTCTCAAATTAGAGGTTGACAAGTGTCTTCCTCTAATTGGAGAATATCCTCTCCATTCCCATGAAGACAAATGGCCTTTTGGAATTGGTGGGAATCCTCTCCATTGAGGGGATGTAATGTAGACCTTCATGCCTTCCTTGACACTCTATGCTTTCTATTTGCACTATAGTAATTTATTCGTGCACCCTAGATGGTCTAGAGTGTCATTGGGTCCAAGGAGGTTGAATTATAACTCTATTTATACTCTTTCTTTTCCTAGTTACACCCTACTCTAATTGGCCCAAAATGTGGCCCAAGAAAGTAGTCCAAAATAAAATCTATACTACTCTATACAATGTTTATAAAACTAGAGAAAAATGCATGAACATACAATAATTAATTCTCCCTGAGATGAGAGTCTTCTGAGCTCCTTTTCTACTTCCAATCTTCTTAGGCAAATGTTTCGAGGTTGGATGGGTTTTCGTCATTCCCTCCCCTTCAAGaaggatttgtcctcagatCTTGAATGATGTTCAAGGACAACAAtctctctttattttttattttccttcaaGGTCAAATATCCATCTACAataaacatcaaacaaacatgAAACAAGtttgtttaaaagaaaaattaagaaaaagaaaatagaacaaaaataaggccctttatttttatatttttattttttgaaaaatagggtccttttaaaaaatatttgtgttgtTCTTTGCCTAAACTAAGCAACAACATCACAAAGTGTTGTTTTTGACATTTTTGTGAAAAAGAACTAGTATTATCtaattgaaaagaagagttcaaagtattGAAATCCCGCTCTAAGGATTCTTTCTTGGCTATGTTTGTAGGGGGTGTCATAAGAGACTTTTCTTCCTTTTTggtttcttctcttcttcttcttcaatgaaACCTTCATTTGTCTTCTCTATGGAGgaacaatttaaatttatatttgagTCTCTTATCTTATTAGTAGATCATTAACAAGTTCATTAGATTTAGGTTTCCATAAGGTCTTGAAGtttcaattcattttatttgaattcCTTGGGTTTCTTCAAATCTGCACTTTTCTGGAAATTCTGAGTTGGctggaaaaaaattatatcaattcATATAGTGCGAGTTTTGATATGAAAATTTTATGCTGAGTTCATGTGTGAGGAAGATTGTCCTAaagttttgtaaaaaaaaaatcgaagtaaaaaaatatataaatctgGAAAGACAAGAACTCGAATTCAAAGAGCTGAGCGAAGTTCATAGCTCCCAACGAGTAGCATTGTTGTTGGATTTATCATTTTTCGTGTAAAAAGTGAATTgatatggattttttttttgtgttccATGTGGCTTGaagtttttgtaaaaaaaaaataaaaaaatcaaggcTGAATcacttatgaaaaaaaaaaatataaaacaaacaagtgcataaaaaaaattcattctataattttttgttttgttttgaaatctattctagTGTTGTTCTCAAGTTTCTTATTTGAGTGCTTACTATTTTTTGTTAGCTTTAATTGTTGATTTGTGTCTTAAAATACTCCTTGCACTTGTCATAATAATTCTATTTGagtttaacaatttttttaattgagctTTTCTTGATTTCTAATTGTTGGCCTCTTAAGGTGAATTTCATCTTGTTTGGAATTGTGGTTTAGAAGTTGTGAAAGCTAATTTCTATTTGATAATTCCTTGTTAAAGACTTGCAAACAATGCATAAAATTGGAAAGGGAAGCAATTGAAGATTGAGAATTAAGACCAtacaaagtgaaggaagaattGACAACTTGAAGAAAATAAGTCATTAAAAATTGTAGTAATAACAACACTATATCACGAAACCTTTTAGTTCATTTATTGTCTTTGATTTTCTTGCTTCcgttttgtttggaaaaattctCTCAGAGCAATCTCATTAAGACATTGTAATAGTTAATTCGAACATTAGAGAGTGAGAGTATGTCAAGGGGCTCTAAGTCTCACTTGCACTCTCACCTGTGACACAACTAGTttactttttttcatttcttctttcttctttagtTTCTtgctttgttttatttttaagtctCTATGGTACATAGGATCTTTCCTTCCATTGTAGTTGATCTTCTTTTGGTCATTAGGAAGCCTTGCACACACACCACAATTAGGAAAAATTGTTTAGAAGTCTATTTGAGGGAAATTTGTTAAGACTATCTAAGGTAAGATCTGAATAAAGAAAGATTTGGTACTTAAGCAGTCCTactgactcacctctctttcctagGAGTGAACTTGGAGAAATCTTGACTTGTGGACCTTATTTCaaacttacaaaaaaaaaattcaaaacctatttgtgaaaatctttgtCATTCAATTTTTAAATCAAACTCTATGTGAaaacctttttattttaattaaaaaatgagtcATCATCCTTTATCAAGTATCTAAGGTAGCAATAAGGAGCCCAATGAGGCTTGTGGGTGGAAAGCAAAACTTAggtatttttaaagaaaatcaaatagagaagagaaatagaaaatttgatgattttagaaatgaaattaaaaaagataTGAAGGACTCATTGACCCAAATGGTTTTCAATCAAAGTAAGGGCAAGAGGTAGGAAAAAGAAGAACCTAGGCataaaataaattctaactTTGATGAGCACTCTAAGAGGGAGTTTTTGTATCAACTCCATAAACTTCAACAAAGAAATAGAATTGTAGAAGAATATAGGCAAAAAATGAAGTTACTTATGTTGAGTGCAGGAATAAGGGAAGAACCTAGAAAAACCATTGACAGATTCCAGAGTGGTCTAATCCTAGAAATTCGGGATAGAGTTAACTTTttaccttttgatgatttgaATAATTTGCTTCATTTATGTGTTAGGGTAAAATAACAACTCAAGAGAATATCTGCTTTTAAGGAAGATTATCCTAACACATCCTATTCCAGGAGAGAGTTTAAGAGGGAGGGTTACCCCTCCAAATCCAGGTATGAAAGGTCACGAGAGGAAGAAAgcgaaagaaaaatagaaaagtcTATATTGATAACATTTTACCTTTTATAACAACCCTTGTGAGGAAGTGCTTAAAGAAAAATTTGCATTTGGAGCTGAaccaaatataaatttaaattgttcCTCCATAGAGAAGACAAATGAAGGTTtcgttgaagaagaagaagagaagaaaccAAAAAGGAAGAAGAGTCTCTTATGACACCCCCTACAAACATAGCCAAGAAAGAATCCTTAGAGCGGGATTTCaatactttgaactcttcttttcaattaGATAATACTAGTTATTTTTCACAAAAATGTCAAAAACAACACTTTGTGATGTTGTTGCTTAGTTTACGCAAAGAacaacacaaatattttttaaaaggaccctatttttcaaaaaataaaaaaataaaaataaagggccttaattttgttctattttctttttcttaatttttattttaaacaaactTGTTTCAATTGCTTCCCTTTCCAATTTATGCATTGTTTGCAAGTCTTTAACAAAGAATTATCAAATAGAAATTAGCTTTCACAACTTCTACTAAACCACAATTCTAAACAAGATGAAATTCACCTTAAGAGGCCAACAATTAGAAATCAAGAAAagctcaattaaaaaaattgttaaactCAAATAGAATTATTATGACAAGTGCAAGGAGTATTTTAAGACACAAATCAACAATTAAAGCTAACAAAAAATAGTAAACACTCAAATAAGAAACCTGAGAACAACActagaatagatttcaaaacaaaaaaaattatagaataaattttttttatgcacttgtctgttttatattttttttttccataagtGATTCAGCCttggttttttttcttcttacaaAAACTTCAATCCACatagaacataaaaaaaaaatccatatcAATTCACTTTTTACACGAAAAATGATAAATCCAATAACAATGCTACTCGCTGGGAGCTATGAACTTCGCTCAGCTCTTTGAAATTGAGTTCTTGTCCTTTCcagatttatatatttttttacttcgattttttttacaaaacttTAGGACAATCTTCCTCACACATGAACTCAACATAAAATTTTCTTATCAAAACTCGCACTATATgaattgatataatttttttccagACAACTCAGAATTTCCAGAAAAGTGCAGATTTGAAGAAACCCAAGgaattcaaataaaatgaattgaaaCTTCAAGACCTTATGGAAACCTAACTCTAATGAACTTGTTAATGATCTACTAATAAGATAAGAGACTCAAAAcctcaaaaaaataaaaacacacaaAAGGAACAATATGACAAACATCTTGTGGTCTAAAAAAAAGACAAGAAACTAAAATTGAATCAAAGTACTATTCGAATCTTATGACATAAATGGAAATCACATGACTTATGACAATGGGTAATggattaaaaaatgaaaataaaacatcataaactgaatataaataaaactcattttttttaaaaagaacacAAGCAAACACAAATAGAAGTCCTACTACACAAGAATGGACGGTTCAAGTAGGATTAAGCATTTTGAACCGAATAAACCAAACAAAACAACAATTAAACGGTGGAAACAAATGAAAAACAGATTCAAGACATCCAAAATAGTGAGTGAATAAGACGAAAAAAAGTGATAAAACACAAGTTAGAACAACTTATCTCATGAAGACAACCAAACCTCTAGATACCAATTGATGCAATCCTAGCTTGCATGGCTTTGTgtcttttgttttaaatttttgggGTGTAAAATTTGGTGGCTAAAATGAGTAAAAGAAATCATGAAGTATTGGTGTATTGAGAATGATAATGAAGCTTAAGAGAGGTTAGGCCAACTCCTAAGAGGTTCCATGCTAAAACATTTAGAAATAAGGCTAGTAAGGAGTGGGCTAAAAGACTAGTTAAGGCtaaaatttggcagcaattcaatAGCTTATTCAAAGATAATTTACAAGGGGGCTaacacttgtatttatagtgctaTGGGAGCCAAGGTGCAATCTTTAACTCTAAAAACTCTTCACTCATAAAAGGACAAACGATTCTCTCTAATTGGAGCAAATCCTTTCAAATTAAAGGTTGACAAGTGTCCTCCTCTAATTGGAGAATATCCTCTCCATTCCCATGAAGACAAATGGCTTTTTGGCATTGGTGGGAATCCTCTCCATTGAGGGGATGACATGTTGAccttcatgccttccttgccacTCCATGCTTTCTATTTGCACTCTAGTAATTTATTTGTGCATCCTAGATGGTTTAAAGTTGCATTGGGTCTAAGGAGGCCCAATTGTAACTCTAGCTAGACTCTTtccttttctatttacaccctacTCTAATTAGCTAAAAACATGGGCCAAGAAAGTGGCCCAAATAGAAGCCCAAAAGAAAGCCTATACTACTTTATACGATGTttataaaactaaagaaaaatggAAGTGCAGACAACAAATAATTCTCTTTGAGATGACAGTCTTTTGAGCTCCTTTTCGGCTTCCAATCTTTAGAGCCAAATGTTTCGAGGCTGAATGGGTTTTCATCATTTTATCTTGGATTCTTCTTACAAGTGGAGTGATTCCTCCATCTTTATTCACCTTCAGTGAATCTCTTATTCTCCATAAGTCTTCTCCATAACTTGAAAATTTCTTTACATTATACAATTTACCTTTGAGATTGAATTGGATTTTGAAATTGGGTAATATAGAACTCCAAACCATGTTAGACGATACTCTGTGTTGTCTTCTTCGAAATCATTTTTAAACTCTATTTCTGATTGAAAATTGTTTCCTAGAACATACAAATCTATTAGAATTAATGGCCTTAACAAGAGGGAGGGTATTGTTTAAGGGACGTTTTTCGcaaatatatgttaaaaatgAATATTGATATTGATTTACAGATAAACGAATTAGATCAGCCAAGAAAACAAAACTGTTAAACCAactatcagaaaaacaacctgttgaaattccgttttaaccgattgtttatggcGGTAGTGTTAAAATCACAATTCAATCAGATTTTAAATGATTGAGGGAAAGAGAAGATCACACCatcaattatactggttcactccttaCCAGAGCTACATCTCGTCCCCAAAAAACCACTGGTATTCACTAAGTAACCAACAACATATTACAATTACACAACActacaaagaggtgatcttgatccCACAAGAACACACACCCTCTTTGCCTTTTCACACAATCACCAGAGCTTCTAATTCACTTCTTGAACCACTTGCACAACCTTAGGAATCCTTAGCAAAGCTTGAATTAAATCTCCCTCAAAGTCTTTCTTAATCTCACTTTCTGTGTGTTTTCAAATATGGTGGGTAACCAGTTTTATAGCTCTTCAATCTAGCCGTTTTAGGCAGTTAAACATGAgccaaaaaaaattcaaatcaactgaaaacagatttaacaggtttttgaaaagctgttaagaaattcaaaaatcaaccgattgaaatgtcattttaaccggttgaattggttttgacagttagtcaaccaagaaaaaaatagttttgaaaacCCTCAAACAAGCTGGGTGCAAAACAACCGACTAAACCAtgaaatcaaccggttgtttttcacttggcttaaaaaaacacttttctttttttaaaacagattgattcaACTAGCATTGGTTTTAAGAATGATTTTTACAAATTCTAAACAACCTAGAACTTAACCCAAACACAACAGCACAATCATCAAGCTTTCTTCACATatttggaggcatcaaagcttcattttcTACAAAATCAATTGATTATGTTATTTCTTTATTAACAAGGAATCAAAATTTGGGTTTTTTGCATTCGAAGTTGAAGATTACTAAATCATGGTTTTCGTTCCATGTTTCACGTTTCTAGAGTTAGTTTCACTTTTCTTTAATGTAATTCCTTTCAATTTGTTTTCGTTTACAATTATGCTATGTTACATTTCCAACCTTTACATTTTTGCACTTTATGATTTTTGccatttacatttttttcaatttacatTTCTCCGCACTTTATGATTTTTTCCATTTACATTTTTGCAATTTACACCTCTTTATAATTTACTttctcaaaatttatatttatgtcgTTTCTGCTTACTAGTAGACGctcttttctctcttctttAGTATAACTATTAGACAGTCTAGTACGATTATCAACTAGACACTCTAATAGTTGTACTTAGCCTTTTGCTTTACTTATCTTCATTCACATTTCACTTTTGTTTTAGAGTTAAACTTTAGTTCTAATTTGATTTAAATTCTTATATTCATTAAATTGTTATACACAATTTCCTTTTAACGTCTAACACATACTATGTCTTTTAGTTctatattgaaaatttaatttttgtatgtTCAATTCCCGTTTTCAGTTTATGTTTAAGTTTACTTTCAAAGCTTTTAAATTCTGTCATTTACTTTTCAATTCTTTACATATTAAGTGTTGATTAACGATCTATTCGACAATTGTTTCTAGACGGACTAGTCTACACTCTATTTTACGtttcaatttaatttcaattcaaatttcccAGTTTTAAACATTGACTTCATAAACATGTTTTCCTTATACTAACATAGGTTGATCCTATATTACATTAAGGGAACTTAGTTTTATTTGTAAACATGACACTAAGTAAAAGATTTAAAAAGGATAGGAAAGTAAATTCTCAACTTAGCCTTTACCTCTAATACAAAGAAGGAAATCAACAAAAAGATAACCTGAAGCCCTAAACCCTAAAGGTAAGtataggaagaaaaaaaatatttactaagAACTAAAAATTATTGGGTATCTACATAACTTTACAAGCAAATATAAAATTGGATAATTAATTTACTACACACAAGTCCTAACAAGAATGCCAAAACTTATTAAGATTTTCCTTCAAGTGTACTAAATGAGAGTAGTATCTTAAATAAGTGTTGTATCCCAAATATTTATGCAAGTTTCAATAGTAATCGTAATCTATTTTTGATTTGCACTAAAATTTACAAAGAATGAAATTTCAATAAGATTTATTGAAGAGTTGAGTCATGAAACTAGCTTCAAAAGTAAATACTACTAAAACTAAGATAACTAATAAAAAGTATTGAGATTAAACTTCACCTTTCTATTACATTTTGCTGTAGTCGcctgatttatatatatatatatatatatatatatatatatatatatataaaagttaaaaatgttACCTTCAATCCCAATAAAAAAGAGATTTAGTCACCCAATACAAAAGAGATTTAGTCATCCATGAAAGTCATCTCTATTACACATGAATGAACTTTTGAAGCAAAGGAGTTAATCTTAAATCTTCTTACCAGGTGATCAAAGACCTTCTTCTTCTACCTTTCTGTTGTTCTTTTTCCTTCAAAAGTATCTCATTCtttcataaaaacaaaacaCTCACCCAATTATGTTTCAACTATTTATATGTTGAAAAATTCATAACCTTTCTCTCAACTATTTCGAGATGATTCTTTTTTTCACTCAATAGAATTTGGCTTGATTTGAATCTCTTGAGTTCTCCTTtcttctgaattttttttccctttttttaattgattgctTTCTCTTCAAATTAGGTATTTACTCctacatgaaaaatatataaaacaataattCGACGTTAAGAGATGTTATGATAAGAAATTCAAGTGCTCTATAAGAATCataattttaatgaattttgtgCTTAATATTATTGTCATATCTGAAAATGTGATCTATATTTTTCTAGATGAAAAAATAGACAAAACTTTAAGAGGTGAccaaatttcattaatttttaaaaggtAAAAGCCTAATTTAAGGCACTAAAACCTAAAACACCAAAATATCTCATATTGGGAAttaatgcaaaaaaaataaaaatataattaagccAAAAGAGTGAGATAGTGAAGTGAGGAAAGGCTCAAGAAAAGGGGAAAAGGTACAGCATGCTTCTTCCTCCATCATCCAGCGATATGATATCATCAACAACACAGCCCCAGACAAAACAAAACTAAACCCCAACATACCACATCACAAACAACATTaactatacaaaaaaaaatccctTTTTTTTCCTCTCTCTCCTCTAAAATCTCACCCTCTTGCTGTGGTGCAGATCTCAAGGGGGATCTGAGTTGAGTTGAGGTGAGGTTTTGATTCGGGAGGGGGCAAGACGCCTCCTTTTTAGGGTTTTCTACAATGGCCACACCCTTTCCATTTCCCCTCTCCGCCACTCAGGTTCACGTGTAATTTCTTTTTTCCCACATACCCTTTTTCTCCACCATTATAATTAACCTTAAAAGCGACCATTTTGTTTTGTTCAGGTGGGTACTTACTTTGTGGGGCAGTACTACCATGTTCTTGAGACCAAGCCCGAGTTGGTGTATCAATTCTACTCTGACGTCAGCACCATGATACGCATCGATGGCAACGCCAGGGACACTGCCACTGCAATGCTggttcgttttttttttttctattttaaggatatttttttattttattatagacTTGTATTTTTGGGCCTTCATATTGTGGTTTGGAATATAATTGCTCTATTGGAAATTTGATTTTTGGGAATATGTTTGTTTAGACATTTTCAGCCTTTCTATCTTCTTGTTCTGGCTTTGTCTTGTGTGATATATAATATTTGGATAAGAGGTTCTGACcgctgtttttgaatggttttAGTGTATTAGTCAATTTATTTATTGGTAGAAGTGTTCTGTATTTGTCCAATTATTATAGTGAAACTCTTATTTCCCCCAGAATTAAAGAAATTTCTCTCTGGGCAGCAAATCCACGCACTTGTTATGTCAATCAGTTTTACTGGAATTGGAATCAAGACAGTACAATGTCTGGAATCTTGGAGTGGTGGCGTTCTTATATCGGTTTTTGGTTCTGCGCAACTTAAGGACTACAATGTGAGGAGGAAATTTATGCAGTTATTCTTCCTTGCACCCCAAGAAAAGGGTTTCTTTGTGCTCAATGATATTTTTCACTTTGTTGACGAGGAGCCAGTTCACAATCTCCAACCTGTATTTTTGGCTCAGAGCAATTTTGACTCAAAATTGAATGCTCCTAGCACAATTACTAAAccaggtatgttcttcttcagcCTTTGGgatgttttgaatttttattgaATCTTATAATTATTGCTTCACttattaattattatcatttgaagataaatgaaaaatgaaattttatttctactgctacatttatttataaattaggtCTCTATGACTTTCTACTGTCATCATGTCATGGATGCTCCCTGTTcttttgtgtgaatttttttatctgaTTTTGTTCAAAACCCGACTTAGACTGGTATTCaaattttcattatatattGCTTGTCGCAGAGGGAGGATCTGGTAGTTCTTAATATGTTAAGTCAGAAAATATAACTTAATGAACTTTATTCCCTTATTTGGATTCCTAAGCTATTATCATCTTGTGCGTTGCATCTGGTGCTACTGATAAGTATGTAGCTTATTATTAATGGTCtgtgtttattgttttatttatagTCAAATGTTGTATTTTGTCTATTCTCTACATCATCCATTGTCACCAGGCATTATCACATTCACAACTGTATTCTTGCtgttatcaaattttaatttagcTGTTGGGTTCTATTTGGTTAAGCTTGTCCATAAATATTTCCagagaagaaaatgagaaagtcaaataaaataaacttttctcaTAAGTTAAAATCAACTTATGCTCTTTAATGAAAAGCTCTCGTTTAACTTCTCTGAAAATTGACTTGcatattttgatttaacttATGGAAGAAAGtttgattattttgttttttgttttcttttacacAAATAGGGACTTAATCTAAATGGCAACTACAGATTTCTATCGAAGAGTTTCTAGCTTTATTAATCTGAACCATATATCCTTATGAATTTAGCCATAACAAGTGATTGGTGgtgattttatttaataaggTAAAACGGGAAGGGAAGATTAATTGCAAACTGCATTTATTGTTGGTAAATGTTCTTATTAAAGCATTAAAGCTTGAAAAACTTTTAGAcatgatttttttgttttatagcCATTGTGGCTGTTTTTGGAGTATACTCAATTCTTCAAACTGTAGTTTTTTCTAGTAATTGAGATCTCTGAGTTTTACTTTTACAGTTTCCAACTACCTGTTGGGTGGAGATATACAGGCAAGAGACTTTGTTGCTACAAATGAGGTCAAAGAAAATGGCGCAGTCAATACTTATGGATATTCACAGCAACAAATAGCACGAGTCTATGATTCTGAACATGTTCAGGAAGATGTTATTGCCGAAGAGTCACATGCTTTTCTTAAACCTTCTGTGAATGATATGCAAGAACATGCACCTTCTTCTGCTGAAGAACCTCCTGAGGAGCCCCCAAAACATACTTATGCTTCCATTGTATGTTTGAACTAACGAATGGATTACTTTCTGCACAATGTTTTTCTTTTGAGATTCAATTATGACTTCGGAACTGACTATGTTATGAAACTGTGGGAAGTTACAGGTTGCTAAAGGACAAGTTACACCATCTGTAGCTTCTCAGTCATCTCTGAAGAATGTGTCTTCTTTGGACAAGGAGCATGCTACACCAACTAATAGCCAACAAACACCTACATTGATTAAAGCATTTGAAAGGTCTGAAACTGACGTAGTGGAGGACATTCCCACAGCTGAAGATGAAGGTTACTGTGTGTACTTCTTGAGACTAattcattcaattttttaatttatttttttatatagttacTCTTTGGTTTTGATGCCCATTTTATGATGGCTCGTTACATCT
Encoded here:
- the LOC137816392 gene encoding nuclear transport factor 2-like isoform X1, producing the protein MATPFPFPLSATQVGTYFVGQYYHVLETKPELVYQFYSDVSTMIRIDGNARDTATAMLQIHALVMSISFTGIGIKTVQCLESWSGGVLISVFGSAQLKDYNVRRKFMQLFFLAPQEKGFFVLNDIFHFVDEEPVHNLQPVFLAQSNFDSKLNAPSTITKPVSNYLLGGDIQARDFVATNEVKENGAVNTYGYSQQQIARVYDSEHVQEDVIAEESHAFLKPSVNDMQEHAPSSAEEPPEEPPKHTYASILQVAKGQVTPSVASQSSLKNVSSLDKEHATPTNSQQTPTLIKAFERSETDVVEDIPTAEDEGYYEIKSVYVRNLSPTISASEIEEELKNFGRIRPEGVVIRSRKDVGVCYAFVEFEDMSGVHNAVKAGSVEVAGRQVYIEERRPNSNIPSRGGRRGRARSSYQSEAPRGRFGPRNYGRGSGQDGGEREYNKPRGNTFYRPTTRQERGY
- the LOC137816392 gene encoding nuclear transport factor 2-like isoform X5; protein product: MIRIDGNARDTATAMLQIHALVMSISFTGIGIKTVQCLESWSGGVLISVFGSAQLKDYNVRRKFMQLFFLAPQEKGFFVLNDIFHFVDEEPVHNLQPVFLAQSNFDSKLNAPSTITKPVSNYLLGGDIQARDFVATNEVKENGAVNTYGYSQQQIARVYDSEHVQEDVIAEESHAFLKPSVNDMQEHAPSSAEEPPEEPPKHTYASILQVAKGQVTPSVASQSSLKNVSSLDKEHATPTNSQQTPTLIKAFERSETDVVEDIPTAEDEGYYEIKSVYVRNLSPTISASEIEEELKNFGRIRPEGVVIRSRKDVGVCYAFVEFEDMSGVHNAVKAGSVEVAGRQVYIEERRPNSNIPSRGGRRGRARSSYQSEAPRGRFGPRNYGRGSGQDGGEREYNKPRGNTFYRPTTRQERGY
- the LOC137816392 gene encoding nuclear transport factor 2-like isoform X7 translates to MSISFTGIGIKTVQCLESWSGGVLISVFGSAQLKDYNVRRKFMQLFFLAPQEKGFFVLNDIFHFVDEEPVHNLQPVFLAQSNFDSKLNAPSTITKPVSNYLLGGDIQARDFVATNEVKENGAVNTYGYSQQQIARVYDSEHVQEDVIAEESHAFLKPSVNDMQEHAPSSAEEPPEEPPKHTYASILQVAKGQVTPSVASQSSLKNVSSLDKEHATPTNSQQTPTLIKAFERSETDVVEDIPTAEDEDEIKSVYVRNLSPTISASEIEEELKNFGRIRPEGVVIRSRKDVGVCYAFVEFEDMSGVHNAVKAGSVEVAGRQVYIEERRPNSNIPSRGGRRGRARSSYQSEAPRGRFGPRNYGRGSGQDGGEREYNKPRGNTFYRPTTRQERGY
- the LOC137816392 gene encoding nuclear transport factor 2-like isoform X6, with translation MSISFTGIGIKTVQCLESWSGGVLISVFGSAQLKDYNVRRKFMQLFFLAPQEKGFFVLNDIFHFVDEEPVHNLQPVFLAQSNFDSKLNAPSTITKPVSNYLLGGDIQARDFVATNEVKENGAVNTYGYSQQQIARVYDSEHVQEDVIAEESHAFLKPSVNDMQEHAPSSAEEPPEEPPKHTYASILQVAKGQVTPSVASQSSLKNVSSLDKEHATPTNSQQTPTLIKAFERSETDVVEDIPTAEDEGYYEIKSVYVRNLSPTISASEIEEELKNFGRIRPEGVVIRSRKDVGVCYAFVEFEDMSGVHNAVKAGSVEVAGRQVYIEERRPNSNIPSRGGRRGRARSSYQSEAPRGRFGPRNYGRGSGQDGGEREYNKPRGNTFYRPTTRQERGY
- the LOC137816392 gene encoding nuclear transport factor 2-like isoform X4, whose amino-acid sequence is MATPFPFPLSATQVGTYFVGQYYHVLETKPELVYQFYSDVSTMIRIDGNARDTATAMLQIHALVMSISFTGIGIKTVQCLESWSGGVLISVFGSAQLKDYNVRRKFMQLFFLAPQEKGFFVLNDIFHFVDEEPVHNLQPVFLAQSNFDSKLNAPSTITKPVSNYLLGGDIQARDFVATNEVKENGAVNTYGYSQQQIARVYDSEHVQEDVIAEESHAFLKPSVNDMQEHAPSSAEEPPEEPPKHTYASIVAKGQVTPSVASQSSLKNVSSLDKEHATPTNSQQTPTLIKAFERSETDVVEDIPTAEDEDEIKSVYVRNLSPTISASEIEEELKNFGRIRPEGVVIRSRKDVGVCYAFVEFEDMSGVHNAVKAGSVEVAGRQVYIEERRPNSNIPSRGGRRGRARSSYQSEAPRGRFGPRNYGRGSGQDGGEREYNKPRGNTFYRPTTRQERGY
- the LOC137816392 gene encoding nuclear transport factor 2-like isoform X3, with translation MATPFPFPLSATQVGTYFVGQYYHVLETKPELVYQFYSDVSTMIRIDGNARDTATAMLQIHALVMSISFTGIGIKTVQCLESWSGGVLISVFGSAQLKDYNVRRKFMQLFFLAPQEKGFFVLNDIFHFVDEEPVHNLQPVFLAQSNFDSKLNAPSTITKPVSNYLLGGDIQARDFVATNEVKENGAVNTYGYSQQQIARVYDSEHVQEDVIAEESHAFLKPSVNDMQEHAPSSAEEPPEEPPKHTYASIVAKGQVTPSVASQSSLKNVSSLDKEHATPTNSQQTPTLIKAFERSETDVVEDIPTAEDEGYYEIKSVYVRNLSPTISASEIEEELKNFGRIRPEGVVIRSRKDVGVCYAFVEFEDMSGVHNAVKAGSVEVAGRQVYIEERRPNSNIPSRGGRRGRARSSYQSEAPRGRFGPRNYGRGSGQDGGEREYNKPRGNTFYRPTTRQERGY
- the LOC137816392 gene encoding nuclear transport factor 2-like isoform X2 — its product is MATPFPFPLSATQVGTYFVGQYYHVLETKPELVYQFYSDVSTMIRIDGNARDTATAMLQIHALVMSISFTGIGIKTVQCLESWSGGVLISVFGSAQLKDYNVRRKFMQLFFLAPQEKGFFVLNDIFHFVDEEPVHNLQPVFLAQSNFDSKLNAPSTITKPVSNYLLGGDIQARDFVATNEVKENGAVNTYGYSQQQIARVYDSEHVQEDVIAEESHAFLKPSVNDMQEHAPSSAEEPPEEPPKHTYASILQVAKGQVTPSVASQSSLKNVSSLDKEHATPTNSQQTPTLIKAFERSETDVVEDIPTAEDEDEIKSVYVRNLSPTISASEIEEELKNFGRIRPEGVVIRSRKDVGVCYAFVEFEDMSGVHNAVKAGSVEVAGRQVYIEERRPNSNIPSRGGRRGRARSSYQSEAPRGRFGPRNYGRGSGQDGGEREYNKPRGNTFYRPTTRQERGY